From Ptiloglossa arizonensis isolate GNS036 chromosome 10, iyPtiAriz1_principal, whole genome shotgun sequence, the proteins below share one genomic window:
- the LOC143152002 gene encoding DNA primase large subunit isoform X2, with the protein MNEYLLIILLILIHHFLCKYIFLLKCITFSDFMISMTYMPIRHQLGVEIKPQTDYEFLHDLQMYSIPPSGQIKLEELQQWCVDRLRVLKLVEKLSRQNYKKSNKHYITNLIQELVNNGLYDFAKLVRAYNYKSQGETEQRLRRNDCMSHLILRSAFSFEREKRKWFFKQEVKLFKWRLSLLNKDGIKAFNCVNGLQHAAISEEEKHKIIEHVKISCHETENIDNINVYKVHFTSIINPIMKRQIFLKNGIAYVPETKISWLILPEFKKNLNKGFSYSREIASNVHGDERLMKIFSVLPSCINIRYFKYDRYRKVSIGELDELSRTSYPMCMKLLHETLKANHHLTNGGRVQYCLFLKGIGLSLNNAIQFWKNEFTKKIDENTFRKKYRYHIRHLFGKEGKRANYEPFDCFKILNSTVGLRDNHGCPFKWMKFDTLKNVLSKCGLVRSDIESVALLSKEGFYLEACKKYYEITHNCITENTFGHPNVYFNDSCKRFENMFSDTED; encoded by the exons ATGAATGAATATTTACTCATTATATTACTTATATTAATCCAtcattttttatgtaaatatatatttcttttaaagtGCATAACTTTTTCAGATTTTATGATAAGTATGACATATATGCCAATTAGACATCAACTTGGTGTTGAAATTAAACCACAAACTGATTATGAGTTTCTACATGATTTACAAATGTATTCTATACCACCATCTGGACAGATTAAATTGGAAGAATTACAACAATGGTGTGTTGATAGACTAAGAG ttTTAAAGCTAGTAGAGAAGCTATCgagacaaaattataaaaagtctAATAAACATTATATAACTAATTTGATTCAAGAATTGGTAAATAATGGGCTTTATGATTTTGCAAAACTTGTGCGTGCATATAATTATAAGTCTCAGGGGGAAACAGAACAACGTTTAAGAAGAAATGATTGCATGTCACACTTAATATTAAGGTCTGCATTTTCATTTGAACGTGAAAAGAGGAAATGGTTCTTCAAACAAGaggtaaaattatttaaatggaGATTGTCTTTATTGAATAAAGATGGGATCAAAGCATTTAATTGTGTTAATGGATTGCAACATGCTGCT ATTTCAGAAGAGGAAAAACATAAAATCATAGAACATGTAAAGATATCCTGTCACGAGACTGAAAATATTGATAATATAAATGTTTACAAAGTACATTTTACTAGTATAATAAATCCAATTATGAAACGacaaatattcttaaaaaatgGTATTGCGTATGTGCCAGAAACAAAGATATCTTGGTTAATTCTtccagaatttaaaaaaaatttaaacaagGGATTTTCA tatTCACGAGAAATTGCATCAAATGTTCATGGTGATGAAAggttaatgaaaattttcagtgTACTTCCAAGTTGTATTAATATTCGATATTTCAAATATGATAGATACAGAAAAGTGTCCATTGGTGAACTAGATGAG tTATCAAGGACATCTTATCCAATGTGTATGAAATTACTTCATGAAACATTAAAAGCAAATCATCATCTTACAAATGGTGGTAGAGTTCAGTATTGCTTATTTCTTAAAGGAATTGGGCTTAGTTTAAATAATGCAATACAGTTTTGGAAAAATGAATTCACcaaaaaaattgatgaaaatacttttcgaaaaaAGTATAGATATCATATACGGCATCTATTCGGAAAAGAAGGAAAACGAGCAAATTACGAGCCTTTTGActgttttaaaatattgaactCTACTGTTGGCTTACGAGATAATCATGGCTGTCCATTTAAATGGATGAAATTTGATACACTTAAAAACGTATTGTCCAAATGTGGATTAGTTCGATCAG ATATAGAATCAGTGGCATTACTTTCAAAAGAAGGGTTTTATCTTGAAGCATGTAAAAAGTACTACGAGATTACTCACAATTGTATTACAGAGAATACTTTTGGTCATccaaatgtatattttaatgaTAGCTGCAAAAGATTTGAAAATATGTTTTCAG ATACTGAAGACTAA